One genomic segment of Brassica napus cultivar Da-Ae chromosome A3, Da-Ae, whole genome shotgun sequence includes these proteins:
- the LOC106377915 gene encoding calcium-dependent protein kinase 18, translating to MGLCFSSPKATRHGTNHSNPNPPPDIPKPQSQGKGREKVCNQNKKKTKNNKIQWRHVGGTLFGKRIDFGYARDFDNRYTIGKLLGHGQFGFTYAATDNNNEDRVAVKRIDKAKMTQPIEIEDVKREVKILQALGGHENVVGFHNVFEDKNYVYIVMELCEGGELLDRILSKKDSRYTEKDAAVVVRQMLKVAAECHLRGLVHRDMKPENFLFKSTEENSSLKATDFGLSDFIKPGMKFQDIVGSAYYVAPEVLKRRSGPESDVWSIGVITYILLCGRRPFWDKTQNGIFNEVMRKKPDFETTPWPTISDGAKDFVKKLLVKEPRARLTAAQALSHSWVREGGEASEIPIDISVLENMRQFVKFSRLKQIALKALATTIDEDELDDLRDQFDAIDIDKNGSISLEEMRQALAKDLPWKLKDARVAEILQAIDSNTDGLVDFTEFVVATLHVNQLEEHDSDKWEQRSRAAFEKFDVDRDGFITPEELRLQTGLKGSIEPLLEEADIDEDGRISIHEFRRLLRSASLKPRTVKSPPGYQLSRKM from the exons ATGGGTCTCTGTTTCTCTTCACCTAAGGCCACCAGACATGGAACCAATCATTCAAACCCTAATCCACCTCCAGATATACCTAAACCGCAATCTCAGGGGAAAGGGAGAGAGAAGGTTTGTAatcaaaacaagaagaagacgaagaataACAAGATCCAGTGGAGGCACGTAGGAGGGACTCTATTTGGTAAGCGCATCGATTTTGGATATGCCAGGGATTTCGATAATAGATACACCATCGGGAAATTGCTCGGACACGGCCAGTTTGGTTTTACATACGCTGCTACCGACAACAACAACGAGGATCGTGTAGCCGTCAAGAGAATAGACAAGGCcaag ATGACTCAACCGATTGAAATCGAAGATGTGAAGCGAGAGGTTAAGATACTACAAGCTTTAGGTGGGCATGAGAATGTGGTTGGGTTTCACAATGTGTTTGAAGACAAAAACTATGTTTATATAGTGATGGA GTTATGTGAAGGTGGTGAACTGCTAGATCGAATATTATCAAA GAAAGATAGCCGTTACACCGAGAAAGATGCGGCGGTTGTGGTGAGACAAATGTTGAAAGTTGCAGCCGAGTGTCATTTACGTGGTCTAGTTCACCGTGATATGAAGCCAGAG AACTTTCTGTTCAAATCAACAGAAGAAAATTCGTCTCTAAAGGCTACAGACTTCGGTTTGTCAGATTTCATAAAGCCTG GAATGAAGTTCCAGGACATAGTAGGAAGTGCTTATTACGTTGCACCTGAAGTGTTGAAACGTAGGTCAGGACCTGAATCAGATGTTTGGAGTATAGGTGTCATAACTTACATTCTTCTCTGTGGAAGAAGACCCTTTTGGGATAAGACACAAAATGGGATATTCAATGAG gTCATGAGAAAGAAACCTGACTTCGAAACAACCCCGTGGCCAACCATTAGCGACGGTGCCAAAGATTTTGTGAAGAAGTTATTAGTAAAGGAGCCGAGAGCACGGTTAACAGCAGCTCAAGCACTAT CACACTCATGGGTGAGAGAAGGAGGAGAGGCCTCCGAGATTCCAATAGACATATCTGTTCTTGAAAACATGCGTCAGTTTGTGAAGTTCAGCCGCCTTAAGCAGATAGCTCTGAAG GCTCTAGCGACGACAATTGATGAAGATGAGCTGGATGATCTCAGAGACCAGTTTGATGCGATTGACATTGACAAGAACGGTTCCATTAGCCTTGAGGAGATGAGGCAg GCTCTTGCGAAAGATCTTCCTTGGAAGCTGAAGGATGCAAGAGTAGCTGAGATTCTTCAAGCA ATTGATAGCAATACTGATGGTTTAGTGGACTTCACTGAGTTTGTGGTGGCTACTTTGCACGTGAATCAACTAGAGGAGCATGACTCTGACAAGTGGGAGCAGAGGTCAAGGGCAGCATTTGAAAAGTTTGACGTAGACAGAGATGGGTTTATAACACCAGAGGAACTAAGATTG CAAACGGGTTTGAAAGGCTCCATAGAACCACTTCTTGAAGAAGCTGACATTGATGAAGATGGGAGAATCAGCATCCATGAGTTTCGCAGACTCTTGAGATCTGCAAGCCTCAAGCCAAGAACTGTCAAAAGCCCTCCTGGTTACCAGCTTTCTAGAAAGATGTAA
- the LOC106377925 gene encoding auxin-responsive protein SAUR50-like, which produces MVTKKSNKVSACQAASLKKILKRCSSLGKKNQGNDVPKGHFPVYVGQYRSRYVVPISWLAHPEFQSLLQLAEEEFGFEHDMGLTIPCDEVVFQSLISMF; this is translated from the coding sequence ATGGTGACAAAGAAGTCGAACAAAGTGTCAGCGTGTCAAGCAGCATCtctaaagaaaatattaaagagaTGCTCAAGTCTTGGAAAGAAGAACCAAGGTAACGACGTGCCAAAAGGTCACTTCCCGGTCTACGTTGGTCAATACCGGAGTCGTTACGTGGTGCCAATCTCATGGCTAGCTCATCCTGAGTTTCAGTCACTCCTCCAACTAGCTGAGGAAGAGTTTGGGTTCGAGCACGACATGGGACTTACTATCCCTTGTGATGAAGTTGTCTTTCAATCACTCATCTCCATGTTTTGA